In Brienomyrus brachyistius isolate T26 unplaced genomic scaffold, BBRACH_0.4 scaffold33, whole genome shotgun sequence, a genomic segment contains:
- the LOC125721485 gene encoding uncharacterized protein LOC125721485: MYSTNFHLGSDLTIYSLHPSCQGGDHYLAFDNNTFYIIKGNTYRRVSDMSKDLDAVVYNLHPNCQGGDHYLSAYGYFYMIFKSRGVYHKTSNMNKDSDAAEFPLHPNCNDGLYYWGTKSYTYFLKPKDEWGVQYHKTNNLNKDTHADTFSIHPDVLNFLPGGLGQTHGPAFGKWDLIKMISNDSEIPVTWEKKITRKVGFTKSKSSSIEHNWKVNISSTYQAGILTEAIAKYQFSLSAEYGGISVTTESENWEEATEVAETMTLTLQPHSKMYVWQYKLGLGKEDLLFCRDMVLNDNPNPPSIIPLPPANK; this comes from the coding sequence ATGTACTCAACAAATTTCCACCTAGGCTCTGACCTCACGATTTACAGCTTGCATCCCTCCTGTCAGGGTGGAGACCACTATCTGGCCTTTGACAATAACACATTCTACATCATCAAAGGCAACACTTATCGGCGTGTGTCTGATATGAGCAAAGATCTTGATGCTGTGGTGTATAATCTGCACCCAAACTGTCAAGGGGGTGATCACTATCTGTCTGCTTATGGTTATTTCTACATGATATTTAAGAGCAGAGGCGTGTATCACAAAACGTCCAATATGAACAAGGATAGCGATGCAGCTGAATTCCCACTGCATCCCAACTGCAACGATGGCCTGTACTACTGGGGCACAAAGAGCTACACCTACTTTCTCAAGCCAAAAGATGAGTGGGGGGTCCAGTATCACAAAACTAATAATCTTAACAAAGATACCCATGCAGACACATTCTCAATCCATCCAGATGTTCTTAACTTCCTTCCTGGAGGGCTTGGTCAGACACATGGCCCAGCCTTTGGAAAATGGGATCTCATTAAGATGATTTCCAATGATTCAGAAATTCCTGTAACCTGGGAAAAGAAGATAACCCGGAAAGTGGGCTTTACCAAATCCAAGTCATCGAGTATCGAGCACAACTGGAAAGTGAATATAAGCAGCACGTATCAGGCAGGAATTCTGACTGAAGCGATTGCCAAATACCAGTTCTCTCTGTCAGCAGAATATGGAGGAATCAGCGTCACCACAGAAAGTGAAAACTGGGAAGAAGCCACTGAGGTGGCAGAGACCATGACCCTGACTCTGCAGCCTCACTCTAAAATGTACGTGTGGCAGTACAAGCTTGGCCTTGGCAAGGAAGATCTCCTCTTCTGCCGTGACATGGTACTTAATGACAATCCTAACCCCCCTTCCATCATTCCACTTCCACCTGCTAACAAGTAG